The following are encoded together in the Bos taurus isolate L1 Dominette 01449 registration number 42190680 breed Hereford chromosome 10, ARS-UCD2.0, whole genome shotgun sequence genome:
- the OR4E2 gene encoding olfactory receptor family 4 subfamily E member 2, giving the protein MDALNQTRVTQFVFLGLTDNWVLEILFFMAFSVMYVLTLLGNILIMVTIVFTPRLHIPMYFFLSNLSFIDICHSSVTVPKMLEGLLLERKTISFDNCIAQLFFLHLFACAEIFLLTVMAYDRYVAICVPLHYPNVMDMRVCVQLVFALWLGGTIHSLVQTFLTIRLPYCGPNVIDSYFCDVPPVIKLACTDTYLTGMLIVSNSGTISLFCFLALVTSYMVILVSLRKQSAEGRRKALSTCSAHFMVVALFFGPCIFLYTHPDTNFSSDKVVSVFYTMVTPVLNPLIYTLRNEEVKNAMKRLRQRQVFSMKSCT; this is encoded by the coding sequence ATGGATGCTCTAAACCAAACAAGAGTGACTCAATTTGTCTTCTTGGGACTCACTGATAACTGGGTACTGGAGATATTATTTTTCATGGCATTCTCAGTCATGTATGTGCTAACCCTTTTGGGGAACATTCTGATCATGGTTACCATAGTCTTTACTCCACGTCTTCATAtccccatgtatttcttcctgagcaatctgtcctttattgacatCTGCCACTCATCTGTCACAGTGCCCAAGATGCTGGAGGGTTTGCTTTTGGAGAGGAAGACCATTTCCTTTGACAATTGCATTGCACAGCTCTTCTTCCTACATCTGTTTGCCTGTGCTGAGATCTTTCTGCTGACCGTTATGGCCTATGATCGTTATGTAGCCATCTGTGTGCCATTACACTACcccaatgtgatggacatgagggTCTGCGTACAGCTTGTCTTTGCTCTCTGGTTGGGGGGTACCATTCACTCACTGGTGCAGACCTTCTTGACCATTCGCCTACCTTACTGTGGCCCTAATGTAATTGATAGCTACTTCTGTGATGTTCCTCCTGTCATCAAGCTGGCCTGCACAGATACATATCTCACAGGAATGCTGATTGTGTCCAATAGTGGAACCATctccctcttctgttttctggctTTGGTCACCTCCTACATGGTCATCTTGGTTTCTCTTAGAAAACAGTCAGCTGAAGGGCGCAGGAAAGCCCTGTCTACCTGCTCAGCCCACTTCATGGTGGTTGCCCTCTTCTTTGGGCCATGTATCTTCCTCTACACTCACCCAGACACCAACTTCTCCAGTGACAAGGTGGTATCTGTCTTCTACACGATGGTCACCCCTGTGCTGAATCCCCTCATTTACACCTTGAGgaatgaggaagtaaaaaatgCCATGAAGCGTCTCCGACAGAGGCAAGTTTTTTCCATGAAATCGTGTACATGA